The sequence below is a genomic window from Coffea arabica cultivar ET-39 chromosome 4c, Coffea Arabica ET-39 HiFi, whole genome shotgun sequence.
AAGTTGCAGAGCACACGTCGTGTAGTACTTAGGTAGGAGTAGCCAACATTTAAACTCCAAAAAGCTCAACTAAGAAAAAAGTATCTTAGCCTTATTCATTTGTTTTTATTAGTTGTGAACTCGTACAAGCAtaaatatttcaagaaaaaggatataaaaatattataatatctTCATTATTAATTAGTTTAGATAATTAATGTATTTTAAATGTTTAACTATTGtatcaatttttaaaaatttctatacatacatatattatAATGTAATAATATTTATCAATAATACAAGATACACCATAAGATTGATGATCTttgaaataataattaaaatttgTAGTGATTATAAAGCtagaattaattaatttaatcaaATGCAAAAGATGCAACAATATATTCCCATGAACAAATATATCGTTTCCATCAATAATGATGTATAAATTTATCAATGTAACAACTAACTACGCAAAATTACTTCATatagataaaaaaaatcaaatttattaaaaaagataaaaattgttagaagagagagaaattaTGAAAAAATGATTAGAGATTTTGAGTATATAGATACCTAATTTTGACTATATAGATACGCAAAAAATGTGGAAAGGGTCTCTTTATTAACTATATAGATACCTAATTTTGACCCTAACTTAAAAATGTTGTCTATCAAAGCCATTTATCACCCTTCTTTTGTTAGGGTTTTAATATTAGCTTGTGTCACCCCTTTTCATTATTCTGCACAGCTTTATGATTTCTTGTTAGTCCAAAACCAAAagtccaaaaacaaaagaaagaaagagcagCCCAAAAATGGTCTAATGAAAcccataaaattttcaaaatttaaaccCGAACCTAGGCCCATTTCTTTTTAAAAGTTTTGCTAGGAGACAGTATGCCATGTGCCAGCGTTTTATTGGCCACAACCTGCCCTGACCATTTTCAATTGAGCAAATTATCCCAGTGGCCACTAAACTTTTGCCATCGTCGAGTTTTggtcactcaactattaaaagtTTGATTTTGGCCATCAAACTATATAAAAGGTAGACTCGAGCCCATTCTGTTAGATTTAGTCGTTAACTTCGCAGAGGTGTCTGTCCGCGCGATTTCCAATACAAAATGTAGGGTCAATTTAGGAAGTCGAAAATATCACTTGCacctcttcttcctctcccatgcatctgttcttcttcttccttgccTAAACCCAAACATCAAACAAttgacaattaaagaaaaacgcAACAACGAAGAATTTTGGGGGATTGAGCGACAGCAGAACGGGTTGACAAACAAGATCTTCATTTCCTGGAACGATGGAGTGGCCCAAGTGGGTGATTAGACCAAGGGGCCAGCATTTTGATCCATCTGATGCATACGGTAAAGTTTTAAAATCCCTAAGTTTGTTTAGTTATCCACATCCCAGAATAGATTGTGTGTTTCATGTATGTATGGGCTACATTTTATCGTTGTTTTGGCTTTTTGCAATAAAGCATAGAGATTTCATAGTACACTGATTAAAGTATTCTTAATGCTGGAAAAAggggttaataaataattcattCATTGAATTTGGGTTTACTAGTTTTgactaaaattttaatttttttaactaatCGCATGTCATGCAGTGCCAGGTTCTTCTCTGTTCACCATACGAATGTATCATGGGGGTAAATTCAATTGGCAAAATTACAGATACATTGATGGGCATGTAGATTATGTTGATTTATGTGATGCGGAAACAATGTCTGTGCATGAAATAAACTACATGGTGGATAAATTAGGGCATTATGGATGTATGGTGTGTTACTATGTTGAGCCTGGAAAAGATTTTCGAAATGGGTTAAAGGAATTATCTACTGATAAAGCCATTATCAGTTTTTGCAATTGGGCTTATAAGCATAAAATCATGGAGGTGTACTGTGACCACCAGTCAAAGAATGAAATCAAGATGATGGCCACAAAGTCCTTTCCTTCTGATCTACAGTTGAGTAAAAAAGCCGCAGTCACCATCGAGGAACTTGACGAAAATGGAAATGTTATTAGAGAACCTGGATTTGAATTAGTGCCATTTACAGGATCAATTGGCAAGATAGATGTTGGGAACTCTTCTAAAGAGAATGCCTTGAATAATGGGGATGATGGGGATGCAAATGATAGAGGAAATATAGATGGCCAAGTGGAGACTGATATTGATTCGGATGGAGACTGTGATCGCTTTAGTGCTGATAGAGATTTCTGTAGGGATGAAGAAATGTTAGAAGAATTGATTGTTGAGGGGCTAAAATCTGGTGTGGATTCTTCAAATACAGAGCAACCTAGATCTTCACAACATCCCAATTCTAATGATGATTGTAATAATGCTGCACAACAGCAAGAATCAGTTGTAGATGAGCTAGGCAGACAACAACAAACAGCTGGGATGGATCCATGGTCACAACAATCAGGACTTGAAACTGAATTTGAACATCAGCAGCAGCCTGAGACAAATGAAGAACAACCCACGGATGTGGGAACTGGAAACCAACAGTCGCAGAGGAAGAAGCAAGTTAGAAGGAGAAGAAACAACAATAGAACATCAGGAGAAGAGGCAGCTCCTCATTTAGATGATGTCCATGCATTAGATAAAGACACAGTGGTGACTGAGTTGCATAGTGATGTTGGCTCCTCAGATGAAGAGAATGATGATGACTGGAGGAATAGGTATGTTGATTTCAATCCGGAGAGAGATCTAAAAGACCCTAATTTTGAGTTTCACATAGGAATGAAGTTTGAGTCAGCTGAACAGCTAAGATTAGCTGTTAGAACATATTCCATCATGAAAGGAAAACCAGTAAAGCCATacacaaatgaaaaaaaaaggtttagaGCAAAATGCAAACCTGGCTGATGGGGCCTGAATGGACAAGTAATGTGGCCTGAAGCTGATGGGGTGGATCTTGATCCACCAGAAAGGATAGTGCAACCTGGCAGACCTAAGAAGGCCAGGAGAAGAGATGCTACTGAAACTCAAAAGACTGGAAACAGGTTGCGGAGAAGAATAGTCATCCATTGCAGAAAATGTGGTGTTGCCGGCCATAATGCAGCTGGTTGCAAGGTGCAGCAACAAGACAATCAACAACAGCAGAATCAGGATAGCGAGGAGCAGGAGCAGAACCAACAGCAGCAACGTGGTTCTAAGAATATGCAGCAGCAACAGCAGAACCAACACCAGCACCAGAGTCAGCATGAACAGACCCAACACCAGCACCAGAGGCAACATCAGACCCAACACCAACACCAGCACCAGAGGCAACATCAGACCCAGAGGCAACAGCATCAGATGCAGCATCATCAGGCCCAACAGCAGCACCAAAAGCAGCAGCAGACCCAACAGCAGCACCAGCAGCAGGATCAATATCAGTAGCAGCAAAATCAGCAACACCAGCAACAGAATCAACATCAGCAGCAGCAACATCAGCAGGATCAGCAACAGCAGCAGAATCAACAGCAGCAGCAGGATCAAGAGTATCAGCAGAACCAACAAGAACAGCAATCACAATCTACTGTTGAGGAAAGTGAACATGCACAGCATCGACAGCAGGAAGAAGTTGTACAAAACCAACAACAGTCTCAGAGCCAAGGGGCTCATCAACAAAGGAAAGCAGGAAAACGAAAGTTAACAGATTCAGAAAAGAGGCGGATCAATGCCAATTATGCATATTTAGGTAAAGAACCTCCTTTCACTGTTGGAAATTGGAGGGGAAAATGGAGTAGAGCTGGTACTAGAAGAGGAGGAACTTCAGCAACAACTACCAGAGGACAACCAAGAGTCAAAAGAGGatcaaattgaagaggaagtAAAGCTATAGCTAGATTGGGACATAATTCAACTACATTTTGTCTTTTTGTATGaagtttgttttggatttgataTGCCGACCTATTACGAACATGGTCCATATGTACAAACAATTTATTTTGTCCAATCTACACAGATTGTTCTATGTTAATGCAGCACTTTTGTTTAGTTCTTATGTCTCTGTCATTTATTGATGAAATTAGTAGAACTGAAATGTGTTGTTTCAAACCTTTTTTGACACCAAATAATAACTATTTATTCATGTGAACAATACAACTTTTATACATCAAAATGTTTATACAGAGGGGTACAAAAGGGGCTTTATAAAGCCATTTGCCCTTTCCCTTTCAATATGCTACCATTACAACAGAGTAGCTATTCTTCAAGGATTTTCAACGATGCCACAAATTTGTAGCATGCCACCAGAATTATCTATTCTCATAACTAACATTGCTAAGACAACTATTAGCCAAGGCAACACTGCGCATCGAATGAGTTGCTTATTGGCTGATTTGTACTTGGCAATTTCAGTTTGAAGTGGCTTCATTTTACCCTCCAATTTCACAGCTTTTGCTTCCCACTTTCTTGCAGCTttttcaaattcaaccatttttTCCTCCATTCCATTGATCTTTCTGAGTAAACCCGGTATAATCATTGTAGATCGAGCGCACATTTCATCATCT
It includes:
- the LOC140004997 gene encoding uncharacterized protein codes for the protein MEEAQLGLEEAGPRSTPPRAGPARSMPPTSLTPILPTCVCGMKTVMITSWTAQNPGRRFAKCALGEDGCGYWGWIDDEMCARSTMIIPGLLRKINGMEEKMVEFEKAARKWEAKAVKLEGKMKPLQTEIAKYKSANKQLIRCAVLPWLIVVLAMLVMRIDNSGGMLQICGIVENP